Below is a genomic region from Nitrospiraceae bacterium.
CCACACCTTCCTGTTCGGCGAGTGCCGCGGCTTTGGGCTCAGGCCTGATATTGAACCCAATGATGATCGCGTTGGACGCGGCGGCAAGAAGCACGTCAGACTCCGTGATGCCGCCGACACCGCTGTGAATGACACGGAGTTTCACCACATCCGTCGGCAGTTTCTCGACGCCTGCAGACAGGGCTTCCGCGGATCCTTGCACATCCGCCTTGATCACCAAGGCCAATTCCTTGACCGACCCCTCCTGGATCTTCGCGAAGAGATCGTCCAGTGACACCTTCCCCTGCCCTGCGAGTTCAGCCGCCCGTTGCTTCCGTGCCCGGTCTTCTGCAATCTCACGGGCGACACGTTCATCCTTGACCACCTGGAAGACATCGCCAGCCGCAGGCACACCCGGCAACCCGACAACCCCCACAGGAATCGAAGGGCCGGCTTCCTGTACCTTCGCCCCCATGTGTGACAGCAACGCCCGTACTCGTCCGCTGAAGGCCCCGACGACGAATGCGTCGCCGACATGAAGCGTGCCACCCTGGACCAACACCGTCGCGAGGGGTCCCCGCCCCCGCTCAAGCTTCGCCTCGACCACCGTTCCCTTGGCTAGTCGATGAGGATCGGCTTTCAATTCCAGTATCTCGGCTTGAAGTAAGATCATTTCCAAGAGTTGGTCTAAGCCGGTTTTCTGCTTGGCAGACACCTCCACCATAATAGTCTCACCGCCCCAGGCTTCCGAAATGAGCCCATGCTCTGAGAGCGCGTTTCTCACCCGATCCGGATTGGCTCCAGGCTTGTCGATCTTGTTGATGGCGACGATGAGCGGGACGGAGGCGGCCTTCGCATGATGGATGGCCTCGATCGTCTGTGGCATCACGCCGTCATCCGCCGCGACGACGAGGACGACGATGTCAGTGACCTTCGCCCCCCGAGCCCGCATGGCCGTGAACGCCTCATGGCCGGGGGTGTCCAGAAACGTGACATGCTTGCCGCGCACAGTGACGGTATAGGCGCCGATGTGTTGGGTGATGCCACCCGCTTCTCCCTCCGCCACCTTCGTTTCACGAATCGCATCCAGCAGCGACGTCTTACCGTGATCCACATGGCCCATGATCGTCACGACTGGCGGCCTGGGTTCAAGCTGCCCTTCACCCTCGGTCTGAACCAAGGCTTCCAGCAACTCTTCGCCGGCCTTCTCAACCGTCACATCGAGTTTCACTCCGCTCTCTTCGGCAATGATCCCGGCAGCATCCGTGTTCATCGGCTGGTTAAACGTCAACATCTGCCCCATGTCCATTAACTTCCGGACGATGTCGGCAGGTCTCTGACCGATCATCTCAGCAAACTCTTTGACCGTCATGCCCGGCGTGAGCTTGATGCTCTTCTTCCGTGGCTTGGTAATCTCCGCCAGAGTACTGTGGTGTGCGTGCTTCGCACGATCATCGCGACGTGGCTGAACAGGAATCGCGCGAAGGTCTTGCCAGCGCGCGGCATCTTCGCGAACAGCCACTTGATCGTCATCCCGTTGTCTGGCTATTTTGCGGCTCTTTTTCAGCTTGTCCTTGAGCCCCTCCGCCTCGATCGCTTCGAAGGCGACGCTCTTCTTCTTGCCGAGAACCGATTCGACGGTCGGTACCACCGCGGACGTGCTAGGAGATGCCTGTGTAGGAGACTGAACCGCGGCTGCGGGCCTGGTCATCGGCTCCAGATGAGGAACAATGGGCGTCTCGACGGGATGTGTGATCGTGAGAGAGCTGGGGGATTCTGCAGATGGAGCGATGAGACTCGATGACTCGCTTCCGACGAGCGCCGCTGCTCCCTCTTCAGCAGCACCCTCCTCTACTTTCTTTCGCTTAATGAGGATGCGTCGTTTGTCTGGTTTTGATTCCTCGGCGGCCGGAGCAACGTGCCCACCTCCCGCTTTTGCGATCGTCCCGTGGCCGGTGTCCTTTCCACGTTCAGCACGAACATCACCAGCCTCAGCCACGTGGCCACTCGTCTTGACCGAGGTCTTTGATTTGTGGCCCAGCTTCGCGAGCACTTTGTGGACCGTCTCCTCCTCGAGCGCACTGCTGTGGGAGGCAACGGGAATCCCCATCCGCTTCAACTCAGGGATGAGATCACGATTCTCCATCCCAAGCTGTTTGGCCAATTCATACACACGCATAAGTAGTCAACACCTTTTCGGCGTTACCCAGCATCCGACGCCTGAGATTCTTCTTCGGCTTCCCGCTCCTGCTTTCTGGCTTCTTCCTGCTGACGCTGGGCTTCGGCCTCCTCTGCCAATGCGGCCTTGATTTCCTTGTCTCGCTCCGCTTTTTCCTTTTCGTACTCCGTGGCACTGATGATGTCGATCTTCCATCCCGTTAGCCGTGCGGCCAAACGAACGTTCTGTCCGTTTTTCCCGATCGCGAGCGACAGCTGAGAATCCGCTACCACGACGAGCGCCGACTTTTTCTCTTCATCGATCCCGACTTTTTCGATCGTGGCTGGGTTCAACGCCTCGGCGATAAAGACGCGCGGATCGGACGTCCAGGTAATGATATCGATCTTTTCTCCCCGCAGTTCGCGGACCACCGCCTGCACCCGAGAGCCCTTGATGCCGACACAGGCTCCGACGGGATCGACCGCCTTTTCGCGGGACGTTACGGCGATCTTGGTCCGGTCGCCCGGCTCTCGCACAACGGACTTGATTTCCACGATTTTTTCCGTGACTTCCGGAACTTCCAATTCGAAAAGCTTCGCCACGAATTGCGGATGACTTCGAGAGAGAATGACCTGCACATCTTTTGGCGTCCGTCGGACCTCCAAGAGCATGGCCTTCACTCGATCGCCGCGACGATAGGTTTCTCGCGGGATCTGTTCTTGGATCGGGAGGATGGCTTCGGTCTTGCCCAAGTCCACCAGGTAGTTCCGGCGTTCCATGCCGAGAATAATGCCGTTCACCAAATCGCCCTGGCGGGTAGAGTATTCCTTCTGCACTGCCTCCCATTCCGCCTCACGGACCTTCTGGAAGATCACCTGCTTCGCCGTTTGTGCCGCGATTCGGCCCAATTCATCCATTTCGATTAAGGACCCGATCTCATCTCCCACTTCGGCTTCGCTGTCATACTGACGCGCTTCCTTCAGAGAAATCTCGGCTTTGGGATTGGTGACGGCATCGACGATAATTTTCTTCGACACCACCGAGATTTCTCCGGTCTTCGGGTCGATTTCAACTTGAATGTTTTCAGCTTGCCCGAACCGTTTCTTCGCCGCGGTCTGGAGCGCTGCCTCGATCGCCCCGATCACCCGGGACTTCTCGATGCCCTTTTGCCGTCCGATCTCATCGATCACTGCAATGAGTTCTCGATTCATAGATTACTCTCCACCATGCTCTCGTCGTCTCAACACTCCGCCTATCCGCGATTTAAAACGTCACCACCCGTCGTGTTTCGGCAATCTCGCCGAAGTCGAGGGTGATTGATCGCGGAGGCGGCGGCTCACTGATCGTCACTGTCACAGCTTGTTCGTTGACCTCCCCCAACACGCCAACGATCCGCCACTGCCCGTCAATCGGCTGCTTCAGCTTGACGCTGACTCGCATGCCCACCGCCCGGCGATAATCTTGGAATCGTTTGAATGGCCGATCCAGCCCCGGCGAGGACACTTCAAGCGTATAGGGATGGGGAAATGGGTCGCTGACGTCCAAGGCTGGACTCAACGCCACATGCGCCCGTTCACAATCACTGACGGTGACGCCACCCGGTTTATCGATATAAACCCGCACCACCGTTCGTGAACCCTGCCCCACACACTCGACGTCGACGAGTTCCAGACCCATCGTCCAGAGGATAGGGGACACGATGTCTTGCAGATGATCAACGACCGGTCGGGAGTCCTTCACCGACACCCCTAGCCTCGGCGCTCCGGATCGCAACTTCCAAGGTTCCAAGAGGCCAAACAAAAAAGTGGGCCAGAGCCCACTTTCGGTGCAGCACCATAGCATTTCACTCCGGTCAAAGCAAGGGGGCTACCCAGTCACACGCCTCAGGAGGGTCGCCAGTCGTTGAGTGATCGGACCGGGACGGCCTGTTCCAATCGCTTTGCCGTCCATCTTGACCACCCCGACCACCTCGACCGTAGTCCCCGTCAGGAGCACCTCGTCGACAGAGAAGAGATCCGCTTGAGGGATTGCACGTTCCTGGACCGGTATCCCGTCTTTTCGGGCAAGCTCGAGCACCACCGCTCTTGTGACTCCGGAGAGAATCAGAGGCCCTTCGGGAGCAGTAACGACAGCTCCTCCCTTGACCGCCATCACGTTGCTGACCGCGCCTTCGGTCACGTGTCCATCTTTGACGAGAATGGTCTCAAAGACCTCGGCTTGTTTGGCTTGCTGGCGGGCGAGGACATTGGCGAGCAGATTCACGCTTTTGATATCGCAGCGACCCCACCTGATGTCGTTGATGACGATCGCCGACACACCGGTACCCTTGATTTCTTCGCTCAGCGCGTGAAACTCGCGTATGGTCATGACAACAGTGGCCGTGGCATTCTCGGGAAAGGCATGATCTCGAGGTGCCGGGCCGCGAGTAATCTGCAGGTAAATCTTGGCCTCGGGATAGGCCGCCCGTTTGATTCCCTCAAGCACGTAGTGAGTCCACTGACTGTGAGAGTACGGTTGCGGAAGGTCGAGCGCTTTCGCGCTCCGTTCGAGACGGGCCAGATGGGCCTCTAGTTCGAACGGCTGCCCCCGGTATGTACGAATGACTTCGTAGACCCCGTCGCCGAACTGAAATCCCCGATCTTCGACCGAGACGGTGGCCTCGGCCAGGGGCATGAACCGTCCATTGAGATAAGCGACGTCCGGCATTGTCACTTTCCCTGGTTCGGCGACCGGTCGGACACGACGACTTCGAAAACGCGCCGATCTTCAGCGGTGAATTTCCATCCCATCCGCTTTTCGAACAGCACCGAGTGAGTCCCTGGTCGAACCGCCTGAAACTCGAACGTTCGCTCTCCATTATCGACGGCATTATTTCCCGCTACGCGGAAGTAGTCGTCCGCCACTAACGCAAGCGCCGTCGGATCATAGGTCGGAACCCAAAGCTCTCCCCGAGTTCGGTCTTCCCAGAGATGAATGTAGATAGGGCAGTCCAGTACGGTTTTGATGATCCTCGCATCATGCGGCGGTGTGGTTCCATCCATGTCGCGACTCGCGCTCACGTTCATCGCACTCTTGAACGCGACGGAACTTCGTGCACGCTACACCTTGCGGCGTGGACCGATAAAAATCTCTGCGCCTTCGACTCGAACCTCGTAACTCCCGATACAATACCCGCCGCCATCGATTCCTCGACCGTTCCGAACGTCGAAGGCCAAATCGTGCCAGGGGCATGAGACAATGAACCCTTTCAGTCGCCCCTCATTCAATGGGCCTCCTTCGTGCGGACACACATTGTAGATTGCGTGGTACTGCCCGTCGACATTGAACACGGCAATCGCTCGATTATTCACCGTCACGACCTTCGACTGCCCGGGAGGAATATCCTCCACCCGCGCGACTGCCTGAAATCCATCTGTCACGAAGTACACGCTCCCTTTTCGTCTGCTTGGCACAGTCCTGGCTACATTCGAAGGGTGTATTTCAACTCCATTCCGGTCGTAATACCGGCCTGTTTAATGAAACCCGCTTCGGTTTGGAGAACGTAGCGGACCGGATCCGGCGAGTCTCCATACCAGGGGCACGGATCACGTTCACAGGGAGGAACCGTCTCCATCATCCGCACAATCTGATGACTCTCATCAACCCACATAACGTCGACGGGAAATCGGTACCCCTTCGTCGTGATTCGATGGGGGCCGGTTGACTCGAAGATATAAAGCATTCCGCTGTTAGGTGGCAATGTCTCTCGAAAAGCGAGACCGAACAGCAGCTTCTCCGGTGTATCCGCCACTTCCGTTTCCAGTTCCTTGCCGTTCGGGAACGTGACGATGATAACACTCGACTCCTTCCGGTCGACCAGGAAGAGGGAGACACTCATGAGGAGGATCGCGAGTAAAATGAGTGTGACGATCCGCTTCTTTTTCTGTTCACGATCCCCTGTTTGCATGGCTACCACTATATTATAAAAACTGCCCCGCCTCTCAGTGCATTTCTGGGCCCAAAGGCCCATGATATCAGGGGATCTAGGCCTTCTGTGCGAGGCCAGTTCTGTTGACTTAGAAAAGAACGGCGGACTAGAATGACGCCTGCGTCGAGTCACGCACTATGGTCGTGGCGAGGCGGTCTTGTCAACCGTGTTCGTCCCATTGTGGTGAGAAGGAGGCGAGGGTCATGGCACTGCTGATTACCGATGAATGCATTTCCTGTGGAGCCTGCCTACCCGAATGTCCGAACGAGGCAATCTTCGAAACTCGCAGCGATGCAGAGGGAAAGGGGAACCACGTCGGCGATGGCCAGGGAGTTGGCGACAATATTTATGTTATTACCCACGACCGCTGCACCGAATGCGTCGGTCACTTTGACGAACCGCAATGCGCTGCCGTCTGCCCAGTCGACAATTGTTGCATTTCAGACCCCGCATACGCGGAAACAACGGATGTCCTGCTCGAGAAAGCAAAGAAGCTCAATCCGGACAAGAATATTGATCCTGCGAAGGTCTGGAGCGGAGTGCGGAACTAACTCTGTCATAGATCAGCGATGAGAGCCCTGCTTCTTTGGTGAGAGGCAGGGCTCTCGTATTTTGATCTCCCTACCATCCAATTCGGTCTTTTGGTAGCTTTCTCGTCGTCCTCCCTGTAAGATTGAATTGGAGGTTATTTCTGCTGAACCACCCGGCTCCCGTTTTCTTCGGGGCCTTCACGCATTGCTCACCGCTCGTATGGAGGTGACACCATGCGGCATCGATGGATCCTCGTTGGAGCCCTTGCTTGGCTCCTCACCCTCCCAGCGCTGGCTTCGGCCAGTACCGGCGACATCGGGACCATCATCGAAAAGTTCGTCGTCCGGCAGTTCCCTGATGCGGCCAGCCATTATTGGGTGATCAACGAAACCCAGTGGGACGGAGATGAGATGATCGTTGACGTGCACACGATCGTGAAAGAGCGGCGAAACACAGAACCGACGTTAAGCCGTTTCTTACTCCTGATTGTCGCGGGAGAGATCAAAGGCAGTCAAAATGTTCCGCTTGAGCCAGGGGCCGACTGTCGAACTGACGAAGAGGCCTGAGTCTCTCCCCTCTCGCTCTCATATTTGCTCCCGAAATGACACCGCCCCCTCCGCTGGACAGCGGAGGGGGCGGTCTTCATTTTCGCCGGTCGCGAATGCCTACTTCAGCATGAGTAACTTGCCACCAACGTGAGCGGGATGCAGGTGGCAGCGATATCTCAACGTGTTGCCCTGCGTGGCATAGAACAAGTCGCTGGTCGGAATACCAACATACTTGGTCTCCCCCGGCTTCAACACGAGTTGGGCCTTCAGTACGGTAGGAGCTGCTTGCGTCTCATCGGCTGTCAACAGGAAGCCGTGCTCACCAGTTGAGTTATTGGTGACCTTGATGACAACAGGACGACCTGGACGGACTTTGAAGTCAATCGTTGTCATAGGCGGGTACCATGTTTTCATATTGCCGATCTCGATCGCATACAACTCAGCATCCACATCCAATTCTTTGAACGGTTGGCCGACGACCGAACCGGTTTCCAGATCGCCAACCTCCACACCGCCCGCCTGGTGGGCATACGCCCCCGAGGCTGCAGCGAGAACCATAACCAGGCCGAAGAAGACCAATGCTATCGTCTTGCCCATGACCTACCTCCTTAAGAAGAAGAAGAGATGTGATTAGGTTGGTGAATGACTACCGCCACGCTTGAGTGACCATGACCGTCTTGCTGACTTCTCTGCCTCATGAACTCGTACAAATCCTTCTACAAAGAGGGGACTCTTATAGCACAGCGATCAAAATGGAAGCAAGACGGTTATTCGAGATAGTAGCCCGAATGAGGATCTGCTACCGTCCCTGAATTATCAACAAGTCCCACTATGCATTTTCAATAACTTACCTGACTAGCGTCGGTTCGGGCTGGGGATCGAGAGTCCCAGACCCCATTAATAGATCGAAAGGCGCATAGTCGTCGGTGAGTACCACGCCAGAAGGCCACGGGTGCGTACGGTGAGTGTTCAAGAGCGCGAGAGCTTCTGGTGGGAGTCGATCCTGCTCGACGAACGCCCCCACTTTGTTCGCGAGTTCGGCGAAGTCTTGTCTCTCGAGGGGCGCACCAGCAAAAAAGATCAGATTCTCTGCCCGAGTCTGCGCCGACTTCCAGGGTCCCTTGACGGCATACGATTCGATCTGAGCGAAGGACCGACTCATCGTCTGTACGACCGCGCTGGCTCGTAAGAGATCTCCGCCTTCCCCCAACGAGGCAAGATTCACCGCCACGATTCCATCCGGCGCGAGATGGCTTCGCAGCTCGGCAAAAAATTCCACGGTTGTGAGATGGAACGGAACCATGTGGCGTGCAAAGGCGTCCACCCAGATCAGGTCGTAAGTTCGGTCGGTAGCCTGTAAGAACGCTCTCGCATCCTTCACGTAGACGTGGTGCTCCGGCGGAGCCTGGTACGAAAAAAACGTCTCGGCCATGCGCACCACAGTGGGATCAAACTCCACCACGTCCAATTCAAGCTGGGGCCATTTGTGCGCGAGCCATTTCGCCAAGGATCCGCCACCATGACCAAGGATAAGCCCCCGTTTCGCATCAGGGACCCAGGCCAATGAGGCTACCATCAGTTGACTGTAGGGAAGAAACAAGGTAACCGGATCCGCCTTCCACATGACCGCGTGGAAAGTCCGGTCCAGCACCAGATAGCGAAACAGGTCGTCGTCGCGAATCCGAACCTGCTGATAAGGACTGTCTTCTTGGTAGAGGGGGGTCTTCAACACCTGCATGGGATGCAGCGCACCAGCCACCAGGCCTGTCGCGCATGCAACCAGGGTCAGTCTCATCCGGGGTCGAGCCGATGTCGTTTTCAAAAGCCACGAGAGACCGAGCCCGAATTGGACCGCTCCAAGCCAAGCCACCAGCGCGTGGCTGCCGATCCATGAAAGCAGATAGAACGCAGTTCCCCACGTGCCGAGAAGACTTCCCACTGTGGAGAGAGCAATCATACGACCCGTGTGACGGCCGAGATAATTGAGATCGGAGATGGCAATCCTCAACATGGCCGGCAGCACCCCGCTCAATCCAAATGCCGGTGGCGCCAATAGAACAGAGGCTGCGACACAGGGTCCCCATCGCGGATCGTCAATTGCCCCTGCCACTTTGAACAATACCGGCTGACCGACCCACGCAATAAGAAAGGTCCACGTTCCCGAGAACAGCAATAACCAGGCGAGAACTTGGCCCCCGGGATGACGGTCTGACATCCAACCGCCGAACGCATACCCGCTGCTCATCGCCGCAAGGATGACCCCGATGAGGGCTCCCCACACAAACAGCGAGTTTCCAAAGACGGGTGCCAAGAGTCGGCTGCCCAATATCTCCAATGCCATAACAACCGCGCCGGTCATCAACGCGGTCGCCAGAAGGAACCAGCGGGGGATAGGAGCAGAAGCTGTTTGGGCAGTCATAGAGCAGGAACAAAAGGCGAGACGACCACAGGCACTCGAGCACGCGGGAATTCGGACTGCTCGATCA
It encodes:
- the infB gene encoding translation initiation factor IF-2; protein product: MRVYELAKQLGMENRDLIPELKRMGIPVASHSSALEEETVHKVLAKLGHKSKTSVKTSGHVAEAGDVRAERGKDTGHGTIAKAGGGHVAPAAEESKPDKRRILIKRKKVEEGAAEEGAAALVGSESSSLIAPSAESPSSLTITHPVETPIVPHLEPMTRPAAAVQSPTQASPSTSAVVPTVESVLGKKKSVAFEAIEAEGLKDKLKKSRKIARQRDDDQVAVREDAARWQDLRAIPVQPRRDDRAKHAHHSTLAEITKPRKKSIKLTPGMTVKEFAEMIGQRPADIVRKLMDMGQMLTFNQPMNTDAAGIIAEESGVKLDVTVEKAGEELLEALVQTEGEGQLEPRPPVVTIMGHVDHGKTSLLDAIRETKVAEGEAGGITQHIGAYTVTVRGKHVTFLDTPGHEAFTAMRARGAKVTDIVVLVVAADDGVMPQTIEAIHHAKAASVPLIVAINKIDKPGANPDRVRNALSEHGLISEAWGGETIMVEVSAKQKTGLDQLLEMILLQAEILELKADPHRLAKGTVVEAKLERGRGPLATVLVQGGTLHVGDAFVVGAFSGRVRALLSHMGAKVQEAGPSIPVGVVGLPGVPAAGDVFQVVKDERVAREIAEDRARKQRAAELAGQGKVSLDDLFAKIQEGSVKELALVIKADVQGSAEALSAGVEKLPTDVVKLRVIHSGVGGITESDVLLAAASNAIIIGFNIRPEPKAAALAEQEGVDIRLYTIIYDAMADIKAAMEGLLEPTLKERTVGRAEVRQVFTVSKAGTVAGSYVLEGTITRQSAGVRVIRDNVVVYQGRLSSLRRFKDDVREVQQGYECGIGIENFNDIKTGDILEVYAIDKIAAKL
- the nusA gene encoding transcription termination factor NusA gives rise to the protein MNRELIAVIDEIGRQKGIEKSRVIGAIEAALQTAAKKRFGQAENIQVEIDPKTGEISVVSKKIIVDAVTNPKAEISLKEARQYDSEAEVGDEIGSLIEMDELGRIAAQTAKQVIFQKVREAEWEAVQKEYSTRQGDLVNGIILGMERRNYLVDLGKTEAILPIQEQIPRETYRRGDRVKAMLLEVRRTPKDVQVILSRSHPQFVAKLFELEVPEVTEKIVEIKSVVREPGDRTKIAVTSREKAVDPVGACVGIKGSRVQAVVRELRGEKIDIITWTSDPRVFIAEALNPATIEKVGIDEEKKSALVVVADSQLSLAIGKNGQNVRLAARLTGWKIDIISATEYEKEKAERDKEIKAALAEEAEAQRQQEEARKQEREAEEESQASDAG
- the rimP gene encoding ribosome maturation factor RimP, with the translated sequence MKDSRPVVDHLQDIVSPILWTMGLELVDVECVGQGSRTVVRVYIDKPGGVTVSDCERAHVALSPALDVSDPFPHPYTLEVSSPGLDRPFKRFQDYRRAVGMRVSVKLKQPIDGQWRIVGVLGEVNEQAVTVTISEPPPPRSITLDFGEIAETRRVVTF
- the dat gene encoding D-amino-acid transaminase, translating into MPDVAYLNGRFMPLAEATVSVEDRGFQFGDGVYEVIRTYRGQPFELEAHLARLERSAKALDLPQPYSHSQWTHYVLEGIKRAAYPEAKIYLQITRGPAPRDHAFPENATATVVMTIREFHALSEEIKGTGVSAIVINDIRWGRCDIKSVNLLANVLARQQAKQAEVFETILVKDGHVTEGAVSNVMAVKGGAVVTAPEGPLILSGVTRAVVLELARKDGIPVQERAIPQADLFSVDEVLLTGTTVEVVGVVKMDGKAIGTGRPGPITQRLATLLRRVTG
- a CDS encoding protease inhibitor I42 family protein; this translates as MSASRDMDGTTPPHDARIIKTVLDCPIYIHLWEDRTRGELWVPTYDPTALALVADDYFRVAGNNAVDNGERTFEFQAVRPGTHSVLFEKRMGWKFTAEDRRVFEVVVSDRSPNQGK
- a CDS encoding Rieske 2Fe-2S domain-containing protein, whose amino-acid sequence is MPSRRKGSVYFVTDGFQAVARVEDIPPGQSKVVTVNNRAIAVFNVDGQYHAIYNVCPHEGGPLNEGRLKGFIVSCPWHDLAFDVRNGRGIDGGGYCIGSYEVRVEGAEIFIGPRRKV
- a CDS encoding DUF192 domain-containing protein, whose amino-acid sequence is MQTGDREQKKKRIVTLILLAILLMSVSLFLVDRKESSVIIVTFPNGKELETEVADTPEKLLFGLAFRETLPPNSGMLYIFESTGPHRITTKGYRFPVDVMWVDESHQIVRMMETVPPCERDPCPWYGDSPDPVRYVLQTEAGFIKQAGITTGMELKYTLRM
- a CDS encoding 4Fe-4S dicluster domain-containing protein is translated as MALLITDECISCGACLPECPNEAIFETRSDAEGKGNHVGDGQGVGDNIYVITHDRCTECVGHFDEPQCAAVCPVDNCCISDPAYAETTDVLLEKAKKLNPDKNIDPAKVWSGVRN
- a CDS encoding fused MFS/spermidine synthase, which codes for MTAQTASAPIPRWFLLATALMTGAVVMALEILGSRLLAPVFGNSLFVWGALIGVILAAMSSGYAFGGWMSDRHPGGQVLAWLLLFSGTWTFLIAWVGQPVLFKVAGAIDDPRWGPCVAASVLLAPPAFGLSGVLPAMLRIAISDLNYLGRHTGRMIALSTVGSLLGTWGTAFYLLSWIGSHALVAWLGAVQFGLGLSWLLKTTSARPRMRLTLVACATGLVAGALHPMQVLKTPLYQEDSPYQQVRIRDDDLFRYLVLDRTFHAVMWKADPVTLFLPYSQLMVASLAWVPDAKRGLILGHGGGSLAKWLAHKWPQLELDVVEFDPTVVRMAETFFSYQAPPEHHVYVKDARAFLQATDRTYDLIWVDAFARHMVPFHLTTVEFFAELRSHLAPDGIVAVNLASLGEGGDLLRASAVVQTMSRSFAQIESYAVKGPWKSAQTRAENLIFFAGAPLERQDFAELANKVGAFVEQDRLPPEALALLNTHRTHPWPSGVVLTDDYAPFDLLMGSGTLDPQPEPTLVR